CCCTGATCTTTGATACTGTATGGTCAGATGACAAATGAGATGGCTTAAATCAACCTGCAAATTTGAACTGGGATGGACCTTCAATGGGAATATTGAGGGGCAAGTTAGATGGCCTTAGCCAATCCCACTCGGTTGTTTCCTCTGTCGAAGATGGAGTAATATTCTCTAATGAAGACATCTCCCAAAATCCAGAGGTTTCCACCAGTGCCGCTAAATCCACTGTCGCAGTTGACCGTGTTAGAGTAACTGGTCTGGAAGGAAATGGAGAGCAATTAACACCAGGTCAAGTGTCCACTCAATAAATGATCATTATAACATGTGTCATTAAACCGTGCAAGGTTAATGAATGCATCCCTTGAAATTCTCATCCCCCATATGTTTGATGAATCACGTACCTTCAGTGTGTAGGCTGAGGCAGGAAGAGTGAAGTCATATCCATTGATGGTGAAGACCACATCAGGCATATTGCCAATATTGTTGCAATTTATGGTGTACTGTGAAAGAAGTGCAACAatatttagaccataaaacataggagcagaactgagccattcaacccatccagtcttctctgccttttcatcatagctgacttacattccctctcaaccccatttgtcTGCCTTCCCCTTAATCAAGAAACTGTctacactgctttaaatatattcactgacatggcctccacagccaactttGCCAACAACTTCCActgatacaccaccctctggctaaagaaatgcctcttcataacagttctaacaggatatccttctattctgaggctgtgttctctggtcctagactctctcactattgaaaacatcctcgccACACTTCTTTTTAAATTTAGTGCATTGGGTGTTCATTCTGTGGCCTCACCTCCACCAGAGAAACCAGAGGCAGATAGGGTAGCCACTTTGCATAGCACCTTAATTCAAACCACAGGGATGACCCTAACTTCCGAGAAAGTTGTTATTTTAAATTTCCATCCCATTCCTACTCTGACTTTGTTTTCTCTGATCTTACATTAGTAAGACCACATCATCTAATAATTAGGTTTGTTACAGTCCTCAAAAATCATTGGTGAAATCAGTCATTTCTGATCGACAGACTTTCCAAAACTGGCCACTTCTGATGTAAAGTCATCAACGTGTATCACTATTTTAATTCTCCCTCActataaatgctggaggaactcaactggtcaggcagagtctatgcagaggaatgaacagttgatgtttcaggcaaagacccttcatcaggattttcagcatctaaagactctcttttctttatttctctctccacagatgctgcctgacccaatgtGTATTTCCATGCTTTAATGCTTTTACAActaatagagaaaggttgaatgtaCAATGATGATAAAAcacaatccatggcctccttcctcttctgtcgcgatgaggccacaatcagtcggaggagcaacagcttatattccatctggatagcctccaacctgatggcatgaacactgatttctcacaCTTCTGGAAATTGCACCACCCACACaccactccttcaccattcctcattcctgtttccctctttcacctgatctccttacctgcccatcatctccctttcctgttcttccccttcaccttcttccatggttttcggtcctcttctatcagattcccccttctccggccctttatctctttctccaatcaacttcccatctctttatttcacccctctcccaccaatttcacctatcaccttgtgcctCTTccgtccctctcccccaccttcttactctaacttctctttctttccaggcctgatgaaacattgactgtttattcttttctatagaaactgcctggcctgctgagttcatccagcgatTCGTggttgttacattgtgaatggaGATGGTAATCCTAGCCATTTCTCACTGAGCACATTCTTTGCACAATCACTGCTGCTGGCATTTCATTAACTCAATGTGCTGTCTGTATACTGAATTTACAGCTGCCATCTGAGCACAGACCACTGGACAATCAGCCCCTACCTGGCCATAATAATTTGGAGTTGCTCCAATGCTTTGCTGAATATTGCCGATGTAATTTCCGCCAACAGCGATAAGAGAAGTTCCAGTATCAACGATGCCAGGGCAACCTTGAGAGCAAGCCACAATCTGGCCGTTGACTGTCACTCTGAGGGAGAAACATCATAGTGTTAGCCTAAAATGCTGATTTGGATTTATTGCCAAAATCAGAGTCAaattaaacttattatcaaagtatgtatatgtcaccctgtactgtactaccctgagattcagtgacagacaaataaagaaacacaatagatatTATGAAAACTATcaataagcaaagactgacaaacaatcaatgtgcaaaaatgaCAAATTGTGCCAATTAAAATAACTaaaactgagaatatgagtttagGAGTTCTTGAAGTTGCGTGTATGGGTTGTAGAAGCAGTTCAGAATTGAGTCCGAAATTCAAGAAAATAATTTGGAAAATCTCGTCATCAAGCTGAAGTATTCCTTATATCTAGTTCGATTGtacttggactattgtgtttagttctcattgcctcattataggaaagatgaggaagttttagaaagtgtgcagaggagatttaccaggatgttgcctggattagagagcatatctcatgaggtaggttgagtgagctagggattttctctttggaccaacagaggatgagagatgacttgcgAGATGTaaggagaggagaaggggtgagaggggacccAGAACAGGTAATGgataaagagagaaggggaatggggaaaaattatcggaagttagaaaaatcaatgttcatgccagcagagaggaggctgcccagatggaatatcaggagttgctcctccatccaCACTGTAGCCTCATCATGACTCTAACAATTGTTTTCTCTATAAATTCTAACTATATAACTGGTTCAACTCACTGAAAGTTAATCATCAACGGCTGATCAGTGAGAGAATACCGCAGATGGAGATACCACTTACCTCTGGATCTCAATTTGCCAATAGGCCTCCTGGGTAACAGGGACCCAGTAGATTGGGCCAGTGTAGCGGCTTGAGTCAATTCCACCAAAAAGGACTTCACTTCCAGATTCACCATTTGTCCTGGAAAACAACGTTAAATAAGAATATCTCAGATTTAAACGCTCAAAGGATGTACAGATtttggttagtaagttgtaggcacgATGTGTAGACACCAGAAGTGAGGTGGCACTctcaggctgtccccagcacatccctgaaacacatcagcaagtttcaatatacatgcaaaaaataaagctaatctttaaatctttaaagGAATAATTTCATTAATATTGCAACAAAAACATGCATTTATAGAGTcagagtcacacagcatggaaaaggGGCATTTactccaactcatccatgctcaCCATTTACACCAATCCCACTTGCCCCCGTCTGTTCCATGTCTtcctaagcctttcctatccacgtattCAAGTCACTCGAGACCTTAAATGAGTTGTCCAAGCTGAAGTAACAATAAAACTCTGAGAATGATGGATATCTTTATCTGACTGGAGACCAAAATGTCTTCAACTTCCAGTTCAATTAACGTCATCAGCCCTGACCTGACATGTTGGACTGGACCCAGTAATCTGCTTTTTAAGTTTTCAACATCATCCCTATTTTATATTCTCGATTTAATTCCTAGAATCCCATTGAACTAAAATAAATAACCAGAATCGTCAGAAGAAGAAGGGATGTTGGTACCAACCAAATTAACATGTCACATTACAGATTCTCCGGTAGTGAAGGAAGGAGTTACAAAGTGCTAACCTTGTCAAGTAGACAGAAAAGAGTGGCTGTGAAACCAGATGCTGAGACATTATGTTGTCGAACACTGTAGTGGCTCCTTCTGCCGCAAGTGATGGATAGCCCAAGCCCAAAATACCGTCGAAATTACAGTAGGAGAAGAAACCGCCGGGTTCGGTCTCACTTAATCCAAACTCTTGTCCATTGATCACAAGGTTAGAAAGCTGGTGAGACAGATTTAAAGAGAAATTAATCAGATATTTATCCTGTCAGGCCGCACATGGGCACAGCTCatggagctgctgcctcacaatgCCAGTGTCCCAGGTTCAAACCCGTCCTCTGGTATTTCCCGCATGGAGTTTGTAGATCATCCCCTGTGATCAGGTGGGTTCTTTCTGTCTGATCTGATTTTCTCTCATTCCCCAAAGACATGTTGAttgattggttaattggtcactgtaaattattcAAGAGCTAGAATCTAGAGGGTGTTGAGAAAGACTAAAGGACAATTCATGCTGAACTGATACATGTTCAGCATGGtttttggcccaaaatatcaactgtaccctattccctagatgctgcctggcctgctgagttcccccaggtTTTTAAGTGTGTAAAATTTTTATTCTCTTATTTTGTATTACTTATTTCTGATTAaaattaataaatatatatatatatacttagagTAACACAGTTCTTTCTCTCCATATTTATTCATCATGTATTTCGTTGCACTACCTCTGTAAACTGAACAATTTTCAtaacatatgtcggtgatattaactctgattctgattctgatatgtcgttaaatttgttaactttgagtTTGCTGTACAATAATAGAGAGACAAACTACAGATTACAgtaaatacatacatatatagtgtgtgtgtgtatgtgtatatatatatatgtgagtGAAATTAAATAAGAAGGGCAAAAAGAAGAAGTAAagcaaagtagtgaggttgtcttgatgggttcaatgtctattcagaagtcGGATagcaggggaggggaagaagctgatttaAAGTATGATATCAACATAGTCATCTCAGATAATGATGCTCGGAAGGAGGAGTTGAGAAGAACGTGGAGGGAATTACAAAGAGTAGATCAATGCAGGCAGAGAGTTAATGGTTGTTGATGGGCCAAGGAGCCTATATCCATGCTGTATAGGTTTGTGATTAAAATCATGATTGGACCCAATTTGTAAGCACAGTTTCAACGATTGTGTGATAACCGATGGCAGGGGTCCCAGATCTCCAAATCCACAGAGGTCAaggatggcctgtcctggggagAGAGggctgtgtgtctgtgggtgtgtgggtaGGAAGGTGGTTGgaaggagggaggaacagggcttctTTCACTGTTGTTACATGGTTTGTTCAGATTGTCAAGCTCTGTGTTACTGTGGGTATACTACGTTGGCACAGGAATACATGCCCCCAGTTCATCCTTGGGTACGTTGGTTTGTGAATACAAACAAACCATTTCGCAGAATAATTCGATATACATGAATCCAAATCTGAGTATTAGCAAATATGCTTTTGGCTATAAATTGGTGAAAACTTGTCTTGAGATTGGAATTCTGTCAAATCAACTCAAAGGTCAAAGCCTTGCCTAGCAAAGccattccacatccactcatcAGTTTCATTTATTCAATttattatatgtcaccatatacgaccctgagattcattttcttgtgggcattcacagtagaacaaagaattaaTGAAaacaaactgcacacaaagatggGCAAACAAGAAATGTGCAAATAAAGACAAGGAAAGCAACAccataaaataacaataaataaatagtcatcaataatattgagaatgttGTATCAGTTTGGATCTCTGAGTTTTGTAGTAGAGGTATCACTGTGGTTTGAGTTATGAGGGTGAAGAGTTCACTTACTCTCAGAGTATCATATCCCAGAAAACCGGTCATACTTCCTGTCCCATACGTGATGGACAGATACTTATTATTCGTGCGGAAGGTTGAGGACTGGGatgggttgaatctgtggtgctTCACTGCAAAGAAACATCCATTTCATCAATGAAACAAAAAGTTTCAATATATCACCCTGTGCCAAGCAAACCCCGGTCAATAGTTCCCTAAGACTCGTCAAAAGCAACACCAAGCATCGCAGGGCTGGCAGACTCCGAGATTTCCCCTTGAGCCAAGTTGCAAACATTCTACCCCTCACCAGACCAGAgccccagtttccacccacattccaaagacatgaggGAGACTAAGTTGAGGTCACGCTACACTGGGGGCAGAAGCAagacaacacttgcaggctgtccgcTGCACGTCCATGGACTGTGTCATTGATGGAAGCAAAACAATTCAACATCTGTTTCAATGGTGCGACATTCATTTAACATATAATGTACATCGAGTCCCAGCAATGTCCTCATAATTCCCTTTCACACGCTTTccagcttaacaacatctttcctgtagagagATGATCaaacctgtacacaatattccagctgtGGCCTCAGCAACATCTGATCTTCTATACCCaataccctgactgatgaaggccagaatgccaaaacccttcttcaccacaatgtctacctgtgacaccacattCAGGGATACATGTACTTGTATCTCTAGGTCCCTCTATTCTCTAACACTCCAGAGGGCCCTACCTCAGTGTCAGAACTGGTAAATAAGTTAATATCAATGTTATATTTTCTTACCGCATGGTGTCTGGCTGCAGTAGACTGATGGGACCCAGAGGTTGGATGAGCCAGTATCAAAGACGACAGTGAAGCTCTGTGGGGGGTTACCGATGCTGATGGCTCCGTAGTATGACAGCTGTCGGCAAAAACAAGATGTCCTTGGTTACTCAGATTAAGTGTGATTGCCTTCATAAAGactggagaggaaaggggaagaagacaGAAGTAAGAGAGGCTGGAGTGCAAACTAGCAGCTGATACGTACGTCCAGGTAAGAGGGAAGAACTGTGGGTGGGAGTATGAgcgggatgaaataagaagctgggaggtgataggtggaatttTACTAATCAGAAACCAATTCACCGTGTTACCAATTTTCCACTTCTTATCACACCAACTCTTTTCCCAGCAGGAACtggaatagggttcctcttgtccccaCCCTCCACCTGACTAGCTTCCACATTCAATGGATCACACCCCATCATTTCTATCAGACTCTACAGGATTCCACCACTGGACTCATCTCCCCACCACTGCTCCCCCATCAGCATTCTGAAGGGACTATTCCTTCTGCACCTCCTGTTCTTCTCTTCAAATAGGAACTCGCTCTAAAAACAATAGAAATGTTACACCATTTTCATTAAGAAGGTCAAGAGCTCCTTCACCCCACATTTCAGATCATAGCAGTCAAGGATTACTTACATCCATGTAGTTGGTCATAGGCTCCTCTGATGCCAAAGTTTCAATGGAACAAGCACCTTTGAACTTTGTGCAGGGATCATATGGATGTTTCTTGAGGAAATCTTCCAACAATCCCTTCTCCCGAAGAACATCTCGGGCAGATTTTCCTTTACGTAAAGGAACTCTGTAAAGTGGGAAATAAGTTAAGAATGTCAGCATCTGTTATTGTTCCTTGGGGAGAAAAATTAATTGCCAAAACCGTTAAGATTTGGTTAAAATGATCCTACCTGAAGACGGCATCAGAGAGCTGGATGCATACAAAGGCAAGGAGTAACCACTTCATGTTGAATCGATTGGATTCCTTTCAGAATCTGACATCGGGCTTCTGAGCCCTAATATTTATACTCAAGGAATCATTGTCACATGGACACAGATACAATCATTCCACATGAGAAGTAAATATAATTGTCCTCGTGATCAGTTTATCTTTGATAAAACACATTCTATTCAGGACACCCTTCAATATAGAAGTTGATTTATAATAAAGTATGTTAAGTGCTGTGGAATTAAAGTCTTATCACAGATAACACAATCAGAAATTAGATTAAGAACTGTTTTATCAAATGACTGagacctaaacagtccttccaggtgaggtagttCCAGGTGACGTAGCCCTTTACTTGTGAATCCACCACAGTCATTTATTGTATCTGGTTTTCCCAttgaggcctcctctacatcagggAGACCTGACAAAGAATGGAGGATGGCGTCATTGACTGGCTATGatgtctatgtctctcataattttgtgaCATCCAACTAAGTTCAAAGACCAGAGTAAAtttaaacattgactgtttattcacttccacagatgctgcctgacctgctgagttcctccagcactttatgtgtgttgctttggatttccagcatctgcagactttctcatatgCAGGGAAATCTGTCATTTGTGTCaagtcaaatcagcgaggattgtgcaatGCAGCCTGAAAGTATCgctacacttctggtgccaatatagcatgcccacaacttactgaccctaggcaaaagtctttggaatgtgggaggaaaccagagcactgggaagaaatccacatggtcacagggagaatgtacaaactccttacacacaacaTGGGAAATCGATCCCTAATTTACAGTTAGCTTTGTAAAGCGTTGCACCAACCTCTGCGTTACTGTGCTGCCTGACGTGTGTTTTTgccacattgaccttcataaatcagataACTGGGCTGTTGTCTTGAAGTTGTCTAAGACGTGGgtcaggccaaatttggagtattgtgtgcagttctggtcacctatctactgGAAAGGTATCAGGCAGATTGAAAGAggacggagaaaatttacaagggtattgctaggacttgaggaactgaggaACAGGGAAAGGTTGCATCGACCTGGACTTCATCCCTGCAGCGAAGGAGAACGTGAGGGAATTCGATAGCTGTGTACAAAATGTTAATGGGAATGGATATTGTCAATGGAAGCAGGCATTTTTTGTTGAGGTTGGATAAGACAGGAAGTACAGgaaataggttaagggtgaaaggtaaaatatttaaggaaaaTTTGAGAGGGGACCATCATGACTcagaagatggtgagagtgtggaatgagctgtcagtggaagtggaggactcgagtttgattgcaacatttaagagaagtttggaaaagtacatgaatggggaGGATCATGGTCCAGATGAGGATAGACCAAGGATACGGCCTGGAAGACGAGCGTGCTTACACGGTTCCAGGATTTCATGTCTCCGGGGACATGCTGATTCCAGGCCGGTGCCGCAAACTGAAGCAtcgcgggagaacacggaacatcgggagcagcgggttgGCTGCCAGGGGTCGTGTTCTCGGGGAGCTGCATCTTCTTGGTGCCAAATCTCCGGGTGCAGAGCTCAGAAAGAGCAAAGCAACCGACTtgtaacatcgtaaatcagtgagttgtttgttatgcctccTGTCTCGATGTGAAACGGGACacccctttttcccttattagggagagagagagcttgtggtatgtcaaattactgggtgaacgagtactctttggggtactgcaagtctgtgtcctcATTGATTCTTTGCTGCACGACAGATTGATCAGTGAAGGGTGTTGATGCATCTTtgctggtg
The genomic region above belongs to Hemitrygon akajei chromosome 27, sHemAka1.3, whole genome shotgun sequence and contains:
- the LOC140717330 gene encoding pepsin A-like; the protein is MKWLLLAFVCIQLSDAVFRVPLRKGKSARDVLREKGLLEDFLKKHPYDPCTKFKGACSIETLASEEPMTNYMDLSYYGAISIGNPPQSFTVVFDTGSSNLWVPSVYCSQTPCVKHHRFNPSQSSTFRTNNKYLSITYGTGSMTGFLGYDTLRLSNLVINGQEFGLSETEPGGFFSYCNFDGILGLGYPSLAAEGATTVFDNIMSQHLVSQPLFSVYLTRTNGESGSEVLFGGIDSSRYTGPIYWVPVTQEAYWQIEIQRVTVNGQIVACSQGCPGIVDTGTSLIAVGGNYIGNIQQSIGATPNYYGQYTINCNNIGNMPDVVFTINGYDFTLPASAYTLKTSYSNTVNCDSGFSGTGGNLWILGDVFIREYYSIFDRGNNRVGLAKAI